The Heliorestis convoluta genome includes the window TTTCGAGCATCATGATCGAGTGTGCTATAGCGGCACCGAAAAATCCAGCACGTTATTTGTTGCAAGTTTTGAAGAACTGGACAAGAGAAAAAGAAAAAAGGGCAAGCACTCTACAGCCCACCCCTACAAAAGAAAAACTTGAACTTGTTTCTTCTAATACTTCAATAGATAAACCCAAAAAACCTTCTCAAAACCCTGAAATTGAAATGTTGACTTCATATTATCGGGATAAATTTGTAAAAACGTTTAAGGCAGAGCCAAACATTGGTGATAACGACAAAAAAATAGCGAATGAACTACTGAAAAGCCGTTCCCTAGAAGAGCTAAAGAAATTGATGGACAAATGGTTTGGGAAAAAAGATGACATTTACACGTGGAAAAACGGCGATTTATACAGTTTCTCAAATATGATCAACAAGCTTCTATCCATGCCCCAAACACCACCACAGCCACAGAACTACTACCAAAAGCCAAGCGGTATCGCATCCACAAGTGATCAATTTTGTTAAAAAGAAAAGGAGTGTTGAATATGTCAAACGAGATTATGGGTGCAGAACAAAGTTTCTTAGGTTGCTTCTTCTTGGATAACGACATAGCAGAAGAAGCATTTGGTTGGGTGGATGCTTCCGATTTTTCGTCGGAAGCACACCGCCAAATCTACCAAGTTTTCAAGACTTTGAACGAAGCGGGACAGCCGATTGACTATATCACCGCATCACGTGAATTACAAGGGAAAGTTGCAATTGACTACATCATACAACTTGCCGATACAGTTCCTTCCGTTGCTAACATCAAACAGTATGCCCAAATGATTCGTAAAGAATCGCAAAAAAGAAAGATTATTGCTTTAACAACAAAAGCACACCGCGATCTAATTGAAAAAGACGCCGAAGAAGTTCTTCCCCAACTAGAAAAATCGTTGCAAGAGTTGGCAGTTGCCACGGAGACAGAAAAAAACTACAAATCAATTGCAGAAACGTTGCCCAATGTTTGGGGTAATATCCAAGAAAGGAAGAAAATCAAAGGATTGCCTGGGCATTCTACGGGCTACCAACACTTGGATAATATGACAGACGGTTTGCAAAAAGGTGAATTGGTCATTTTGGCCGCACGCCCAAGTATGGGTAAAACAGCTTTGGCACTAAAAATTGCCTTAAATGTTGCTAAGAAAGGTGTTCCAACAGGTGTGTTTAGTTTAGAGATGACAACGGAACAATTGGTGCAACGATTGTTAGCGTGTGAGTGCTTGGTGGATTTGAAAGATCTCAAGCACGGCAAAATGACACAACAGGACGAAGAAGCGGTTAAGATAGGCATGGGTGAAATAGCGAAGTATCCACTATACACCGATGACGACTTTGGCGACTTGGACAAGTTGATTGCACGTGCAAAAAAAATGAAAAGGGATTTCAACCTTGGCTTTTTGGCAGTTGACTACTTACAAATTGTAAGCACAGGTAGTGCTAAAAATGACAATAGAAACTTAGAAATTACGAAAATTTCATGGGCTTTTAAAAAGATAGCGAAAGAACTAAACATTCCTGTGCTTCTTCTCTCACAGCTTTCAAGGACTGTAGAACAACAACAAAACAAACGCCCAAATTTAAGTCACTTACGGGATAGTGGTGCCATCGAACAAGATGCAGACCAAGTGTGGTTTATTTATCGAGATGAATATTACAACCAAGAAAGCGAAAAGAAAGGGATCGCCGAAATTATTGTAGCCAAAAACAGAAATGGTTCCATTGGAACGGTCGAGTTAGGTTTTTTGAAAGAGTATGTACTTTTCGCAACTCGTGACGACGACGGCATGGAAAAAAAGCATCCTTTGGGCACAGAATTGATTTATACAGGGCAAGGAAAACAGCAACAAATAATTAGCTAAAAAAAGGAGTGTTAAATATGAGATTAGCGGATTTACTCCAACAAAAAGAAGCGGAAAGGGTTTCACAATTGCATACACAACAGCAAAAATCCAATTGTCCTGTGTGTTGCGATAGGGGCATGGTGGTTGACCGTACCACGAAGACGTCCAGAACTTGCATTTGCATTTTTGAAAGAATCGTAAAAAGAAAAATGGGAGAAGCGAACATTACGCCAAAGGAACAACTGCAAACATTAGACTCCTTTGAGTTTCGTAAGCCAGTCCACAGCCAAATGAAACAACTTGCCGAAAAATATATTGCAAATATGCCTACAGACTACGTGATGCACCAAGGGCGGATTTGCACGACACAAGATCATTGCCTATGGTTAGGCGGAGCAACGGGTATGGGCAAAAGCCATTTGGCAATTGCAATCGCACAGGTTGCTATTGCCAGCGGCCACAATGTCAAGGTAATCAATTGTGTCCGCATGTTTGCAGAAATCGTGGATTGCTTTTCTACAAACGAAAAGCCTAAAATGTACCAAGAAGCAATGGATGCAACAGTTCTAGTTCTTGACGATATTTTCAAGCAAAAACCAAGCGACTTTGTAATACAAAAAATATACGACTTGGTCCAATGGCGAGTGCAACTGGGATTGCCAACAATTTACACGTCAGAAAGAAGATTGGGCAACAAAGGCGAAGAAGCAAACAAGCTAAACCCGACGACGATCAAGGACATGGACACATCCATTTGGCGTAGAATCAGAAAATCTTGCGGTGATGGGACGTATGTTTTTGAAT containing:
- a CDS encoding ATP-binding protein, which codes for MRLADLLQQKEAERVSQLHTQQQKSNCPVCCDRGMVVDRTTKTSRTCICIFERIVKRKMGEANITPKEQLQTLDSFEFRKPVHSQMKQLAEKYIANMPTDYVMHQGRICTTQDHCLWLGGATGMGKSHLAIAIAQVAIASGHNVKVINCVRMFAEIVDCFSTNEKPKMYQEAMDATVLVLDDIFKQKPSDFVIQKIYDLVQWRVQLGLPTIYTSERRLGNKGEEANKLNPTTIKDMDTSIWRRIRKSCGDGTYVFEYF
- the dnaB gene encoding replicative DNA helicase, which produces MSNEIMGAEQSFLGCFFLDNDIAEEAFGWVDASDFSSEAHRQIYQVFKTLNEAGQPIDYITASRELQGKVAIDYIIQLADTVPSVANIKQYAQMIRKESQKRKIIALTTKAHRDLIEKDAEEVLPQLEKSLQELAVATETEKNYKSIAETLPNVWGNIQERKKIKGLPGHSTGYQHLDNMTDGLQKGELVILAARPSMGKTALALKIALNVAKKGVPTGVFSLEMTTEQLVQRLLACECLVDLKDLKHGKMTQQDEEAVKIGMGEIAKYPLYTDDDFGDLDKLIARAKKMKRDFNLGFLAVDYLQIVSTGSAKNDNRNLEITKISWAFKKIAKELNIPVLLLSQLSRTVEQQQNKRPNLSHLRDSGAIEQDADQVWFIYRDEYYNQESEKKGIAEIIVAKNRNGSIGTVELGFLKEYVLFATRDDDGMEKKHPLGTELIYTGQGKQQQIIS